The sequence gttgggtgtgaagtggtggagttgcgccccaaagaaattcagaaatccctgaaagaaagggtgaggcggcaaagaaaccccacggtcgacatgggtggccaagagaacgcactcaccctcctgaggttgcggctcagactccttccccgggagccgtgccgatccatgggggatcagtcctccgtCGGCCAGGTCGTCAAGATCTGCTTGActaatcgtcgagcggatccagtcgccctggatccagcccggcggcaggccagCCCTTGATGAATATCCGCCCCGACcggtcgcccttcccttcgcctttGCCGTtgctttcttcgcccgctccagggccgccgtcttctctttcaccatcgtcaccagcgagACACGCACGGGGCAGCGGCGCTGAGGCGAAAGCGAACGCGGCGGATAAGTCTGGAGAAGAGAGGAGGAAATGAGAACGCATTGTTCAAAAAAacccgtccggcgccttatatgaggttgcttcTGAGTGACTGACATGTAGGCTCGGACGATCttgtcaaatcccacaacagttgcgcacgcgatacgtggcaaaaaaggtggcgcggagatcgagttggccctgccttatcccatccgattactgcggcctcgctctgccccgcgcgcttcccaaaattcgaatcccgctaaATCCGCAGGTTGCAGAACAACTCTTCAGACGAAAGATCTCCTCTGCTCTGTCGCTCGGAGCCCTCCAAGTGAAAACTTCACtcgacggatacaaagaatggatcaaggcgactgaagaaggagttggtgccgtcacctaaaagttcattgatccagaacaagacatactcatagcatgaaaaatgggtcggaagaattctcaactccttccccactcaaacctcgatccattcgggggctaatgatgaagctatgtaccaagggtagggtcatggacctgtccaaactaccctacccaaggacatctctagaagaaaccacctgtcaatcaactcagaagtgttccactcgacggactcaaagacactcaaccatgaagccaaccactcgaccatgaagccatccACTCGACAGtgaggagacctaaagtcactatGCACGCCAACGGTCGGTCAttgagtagcttttatggtcatcatagcactttatgtgtagcgttaccagtaacacccaatCTTAATctatcttaaaccctgcataactgagggccggagcggtctggcgaactctatataagccaccccctcctcagtgtaaagggttcgcacccttgtaactcatacgcatataatccagtcgaccgcctccgagctccgagacgtagggttgttacttcctccgagaagggcctgaactcgtaaaccccttgcgtatacaactactccatagctaggatcttgtctctccatacctacccccctactctactatcagacttagaaccacgacactcacTGCCCCGCTCTTACTTATGGCACCATATCATGCTCCTCCGTCTGCCACGTGGGGAATAGCAGTCTCTTTATCTGTGTTTCAGAGTCAAGGGATTTGTTTCACACCATATCTCTGTCATGCAATGGCTTCTTATCAACAGAGGACAAATTTATTTTACAGGTTTGAAGCTTATCTTGCTGGGGGATGTGAGAGATTTTCTACACAAAAGGGCACCTAAAGATGTTGAATTGATCCATACGGCAAGGCTCATGCACGTTTTGGCTCATGCAGATATCACatgtgtttctttttgcaaactcTCAAATGCCATTGTTCCATTGACCTGATTCTGATTGTTTGCAGACTAAAAATTTGTATTTAAATTATGTTCATCAAGTGATTCCAATGTGCCATGATAAGATGCGCAACTCAACATTTGAGGTTTCTTACTCATAGGATTATCACATCTTGAATTCTGGTTCTTAGAGTTTTTGTTTCCAACCCTTATTTGCTTGTCTTGTCTTTTGTTCTTACGGGTTTCAATCTTCATCACACATCTTCTGTAGGAAATTTTGTACTTAAAATGTAGAAAAATGTCCCTAACTTTGTAGTGGTGCTTCTATGGCAGCCTATTCTGTAATCTATTCAATTACAGAGTTTATGATCATGTGAATGAAGCAAGGGATCTGAAAAAAAGGTAATAGTACTTTACTTCCCAGGAAGATTTGACATATCCTCGTTTACTTTCCTCTTCTCTTCTGACTAACTCCTAAAATCATCAACATGTGTGTACAGTTATTCCTGCCCATGTTTATGTCAAGGAGCATCACCGTATGTGTTCAAGGAATGCCATTGATTGTATTATCATTATTATCTGTCACAAATTTGGATTCTGAATTTTTTCAGAATTCGATTATCTTGGATTGAGACCTGCCACACTGAGCGTAAGTAGATTTAAGGAGATCGATATTGAAAATAGTTGGCTTCATTATGCAATTAACTGAAAACAACTGTACTTTCACCTCGAGCTACTAAAATGATGCTCCTTCACTAGAATTCTATCATGTTATCTCACCTTTTggtcaaaaaatgaaaaaaaatgcatCTTCGGTATTTAGTTTGACACCTATTTGTTTTCTTTCCAGCTTCATCATGTGCTTCCGAAATAGGTATCTTCAACCTCAATTTGATCATACACCTTTCTCCCTTATTGTTAAAATCATCGCCACTAATGTTTTCAGTTGTCATCTTTCAAGTTGCAAGTTGTTGATGAATTCAAATTGTATGCAGCCCTGCCATCTACAATTTGGCAGTTAGATGGTGATCTAAAACTTAAAATGGAGCAAATGGCCATGAGCTCTAATAAATATGAAGTTTTCTATCACAACATACCTCAGGTATATAGATATAGTCCTCTTCATGTTTCGTAGATCCTCGCTGATTCGTTAATTTAGTCCAACAGTTTGTGTATGTGTACTATGATCAATCTAAAATACTTTTGTGAGTTGGAAAGAAGGCCAATAAGGTGGTTGTATAACCGACAAGCTCTACTTGATTGGGATATTCTTCCAAGACCATTGACTTAGATTCTGATAGTTACTCCTTAGGAAAATTATGAGTGTCAGAATGGTCGCTCTGGCATGCCCCTGATGTTGCTTCTTGCCGGTgcatgatgctgctgctgctacttcTAGCCAGCCCGTACTACTGCTGTTATTCGTGGTCGCCCTCCTGTGTGCTCGTCTTGCTGCTGCTTATTGTGCTCCTATGTCGTACTCGTGCAGCTGCAGCAAAAAGACAACAGAGCCATGGGTGCCGAGGGCGGGCACTGGTGGTCGGCAGAAGGCGCTGTGGAGGTGCTCGCTGCTGCCCGGCTCTACTTGCACGCCACTAGGTTCAGAATTGGCATGGACCTGGGCACCGCCGCCTTTGCAGCTGCTCCCCGCTGCTCAGCTGCTCCCCGTGTACATAATTTATTTTGTAGAGGAAGAATATGGTAACTTAAACAATATTACATGTGATGCCATGTCACTGCAGTGAAGCATTCATTTTGACTAGCAGTGAATAGGGTTACAGTTAGTGAATAGGGTTACAGTTTGTGAACTGAGATGTTTGTGTAGTTGCTGCACTTTTATAACTACTTCTGATAAGTTGCGGATGCAATGATGTTTAGCTGATGTGGAATATTTTTGACTAGAATCCTTGATTGTGTAGTTCTGAGAGTAGATCTGAGAGTAGATCCAAACTTTCTTTGTGAAGTAGTTCTAGATTAGCAACATCATGCTG comes from Triticum aestivum cultivar Chinese Spring chromosome 5B, IWGSC CS RefSeq v2.1, whole genome shotgun sequence and encodes:
- the LOC123116443 gene encoding uncharacterized protein; amino-acid sequence: MGAEGGHWWSAEGAVEVLAAARLYLHATRFRIGMDLGTAAFAAAPRCSAAPRVHNLFCRGRIWHGNEFAPTVGFFLTTHPSQENTYSKAVKRSTFDDQLGQYNLDSFGD